The Rhodamnia argentea isolate NSW1041297 chromosome 10, ASM2092103v1, whole genome shotgun sequence sequence TTTTCTATTGTTTATAGGTCGTTTTGGCATGTGTTCCAAACAGTACGAGAGTCATCAGGCAAAAGTGCACAGCCGGTCCCGGAAATTCTGTTGTTTTTAGTTGTCAGTGCAGTCTTTGAACATGAAAATTTGTCCAACAAAGTTCTTCAACCTGCGGAGCTGATGTATTGATCGGTGCCAAACGATAGTCTAATATTCAAGTAATCATTACCGTGTGAGCAACACTAAGTGACTGCACAAAGTCATAGTCCCATATGCTAGGTTGCCAATTCACTGAACGTCTCACGATCTCTTGGTCTTCAATCTTCGGAACGCATATCACAAATCGGCcgctgaaggaggaggaggagggggaggaggaggaccaGAAGCGAGGGTGTGTATAGAATAAGAGAGAGGGTTTATGGCCGATTGAGGAGGGAAGGAAGCTTGTGAACAGGGAACGAAGAGCCACTGCGAAATTTGTTGAGAGTCTCTTAGTATGCTTACCATCCTCTATATAGAGGTTGGTGCGTAGCCCCTGTCACGGAAAAAGTTTGAAGCTGCTtttggagcaatttttttttctatttactcGAGCCATTCTCTAAGAAATGCAATTTAtgtacttttcttttccccaaAATGGATGTCCTCAACACACCATGATTGATTTGGATGATGAATAAGAACATTGTGCTTCCCAACTACTTAGAAAATCTCTTCCAATCCCATGCATGCATTCAAAAATCATGGTATAAATCCAGGATAAAAATTATGCTGGAGAGAGAATTGCATAATTTATGTATATTTTGTGCATCTCTTTATGAAGAGTATATGGgcctttttacaaattttaacgAATGAATCCACCAAATATATGCATAATCAAGAGAGATATTAGCAGAATCCTGACAAGTACAGAGAATCAAGAGAGGCATCACAATTATCTTTGATATTTTCTTCACTTGAAAATTGGATAAAATATCAATAAACGCCTAGGCGGATCGTCGAAGCGATTTGATGTGCTGAAAAATGGACCAGCTAACTTTGTGCAGGCTACACGACAACAAGTTGACGCGGCTACGGCTCAGGCTACGCATCAACAAAAAGGTCGACATGGATGCAATGCGAGCTATGCCGCATGAGAATAGGATGACATGGCCACGGCGATGTATCAGTCTGAGGTGACAGCTGACCTGGCGATGATGTAGTTGATGACATGGCGCTAACTTGTCAACTGGCGCGTGCGTTGACTGGACGACACGTTGGTACTGACGTCGGCAATACACATGAAGGAGATCTGGAGCGCGAAAGTGCGAGGCGCGTGAACCCAAGGGGCAAAGGCGCATGCGGCGGCGGGTCGCGACAAATTTTTCAGATACGGCTCGACTGAAGGCGACGAGTAGGATGGTGGCGCTTGTTTTTTGAAACAACAAAAGGAAAGTGTCAGAACATCACTCAAGAGTGGCAGTTTCGAATGGCCAGATGAACAAAAGCTCAGGAAAAGGCTATTATAAGTTTCATAAGTGCTCATTTCGGTGCCATAAACTTTTTTCCATTCACCTGAGTgtcattttgatgaaaaatcgaTCATTAAAGTACCATCGACGATCTATGTAGCTAGAAAATCCAACATGGCCTGCTAGCAAAGTTAAATCCGCAAAAACGGCGTCGTGTATCACATATGTTTGCCCTATATCAACAATTTGGACCAAATTCCTTGTGTTCTTCTAACCCTAACGAATATGGGCAAAATTAGCTGCCGAAATTTGCAATGGGGAGCAAAAGCTGAACAAGTGGCTCCCGATAGTGTGAATTTGGTCAAGACAAAGCGGTGGAGGCTTGGCGTTGGTCTGCAAAAGTGAAGCTAAAGCCATTTTGCTAGGAGTGAGCATGGCTTCAAAATATGCATGGTAGATTCCAGATTCTAGATATTGGGGAACCGGTTCCTACGGataagtttcaagtttcaagtaagtggaacctagaacctaaaataatttttttatgtttttcttgtcATATGTCTTTGTGTGACTGCATGATATCCGATTATGAGTTTGTAATTTAGAACGACTAGTTTGAGTTTCCATTTCCAGCAACATTTATAactgagatttttactttgctaatgtttCATCTTTATTCGTGTATCAAATATAAGTTGTGGTTAGTGAATTATAGTAATAAATGATGGTTATTAAAAGTGATGATTCACTGTAATCGTTATAATTTAAGAATACAAGTGAAACCTGGGTAGATCTCGTAACATATAACAatgtaggttctaggtttctaCAATATGCAAGATAGATTCCAAGTTCTTAAAAATAACAAACTTGTTCTAAAGAGTGGGTTCCGGATTTCCAATGAAACTTGTATGAAACCCGAAATCGCTCATCTCTACATTTTACGTCTTTCCGTTTAGGGATCCACCTGTAGCTGTCGGTATCGAAGGAGGATTGAAGCGGGAATGCTCCCGCCGTGATTTACAAGACaatgaaaatactaaaattatTTGGTGAAAACATAGTCTTGCCATATGCGTTGACTCTCGGTATGATTTTGGTCCTTCTTGTTGCTGAACACCATCAAAGCCAAAGCCGAATTGGTGGCTTCTTCTTTCGCTCCTTCTCGTTGGCTTCATTTAGTCACAAGTGCCACGGATTACCAAAATCGCCGATTaactttttatgaaaaaaatacaaCAAAGTGCGTTGTCTCCTTTAAGATAAACTAATAAAAGTAAATTAGGAATAGTagccaaaataaaaacaatttgaAGGCGAAATATCATGAAAAGTCTTTAGAACTTTTGTTTACTTCCCCCCCCGcgccttttttttaatcgagaATCGGTGTTTTATAAAACATTCTCCTGGAGACCAACCAGACattacaaaaagaagaagaagaagaagaaggcaaaaataggaaagaaaatcagTAAGGGCTCACTTCAAGCAGAAACAGTAAGAAAACGCCATAGAACGCTTTCCCTCGTCAGGTTAGAAACAAATGCAAAGCACTGTGCAAACAGATAGATAGGACGTCGCTTGAAATTCCGAGCTCTAAGATCTCCGCTCTTGAGCCGAAGGCCGGTCGCTGCGGATTGCAAATGTCACAAAATCAcccaaaagaagcaaaaactaATGCCCCCAAAATTCAGCCGCTCCTATTTAATAGGGCGTCGCTAGTACAGAATCGACATAAGTTTGGCTAGGGGTGGCCTTGAATTATTAGCGCATGTCTCAAATTCAAACTATGATCCCCACCAAACTCCCTTTCCCCTTATCCGCGGTCTCGCACATCACCCAAAcggaaaaatctgattttggcATTTAACTTATGATGGTGGTTGCTTATTAACACTGAGAAATCATAATCAAAACGCAAAGTTGTTGTCCATGGATGCTGAAGCTTCCATGAATAATCCGTTGAACGAAGGATTCCTGTAACCTAAGCCACAATCGTAATGGGATGAATCTAGGACCATCGTTATTGTCAAATTAGTGGAATTTTATCGACTTCATTGATGAAGTCTCACATTGAACATAAAGTTTGGCTTCCAACCCAAAAACTCCTCCCTGTTTTTAGCTTCCATATAATAGTAACTGTTACAGATTCAACATATCGTCAATCTATACGCCTCTCGGATTTAGGTGACGTAAATTGAGGGCGGATGAAAGGATGTTGTATCACTTCATAAATTACTTCAGAATAGTGAGAAAATTTTGGGTAGTCACAATTTTTCACGTCAATTATAGGCCACTTCACCCATTGATCGACACATATCGAAATGGCTCTGGCTTGTTTGGGTTTTCGAAgttccctctcttttctctctttactttGTCCCTCCCTACTAATTGTCAaagcaagctctctctctctctctctagcaatatcacctagagagaggtgaataggtgattctgaACAGTTTTGAAATTTAATGTGAAATTTAAATAAGTTCAAAACACAAACTAAAATAGTTTAGATATAAGTTTATGGTTGTATGTCAATGGGCTTAAAATCTCTCGCCTCAACTTCCATAAGTTTTGCAAGTTCAGAAACATGCAAATAATACCTAGTATCTCCAATGCTATAGAATAAAGAGTCTGTATCAGTAAAAGCCAAGGTTGAATAGAAGTTGCCACCATATCAAAGACTATAGAAGTTCTAATAGTTGCAAAATCCCTTAACTTCATCTGCTTGAGATGTTTTCTTACAGGAATATGTCAAAGTATTTCACGTCAAATACCATATGAGGCATAACTCCTCCTTCCTTCAGGGCCTCATACCACTCAAGATGTTTTTGGCTAAGAAAAATCTTACTCTTGAAACTCTTGTCCTTGACAAAACCCTTTCTCCTTTTAAAATCTTTAACAATGACATCATCCTCGTCATCGATCCTTCCTCTTGTCTCAGTGTCACTATCCTCTTCCACGTGTTCCTCAATAACAATTCCTTTCGTCAGGGTTTTCTTCAGTTTTGGTACACCAGGCATCACAACTTTCTCTTTGCCCTTTTGAGATACAGTTTCAGGAATATCCATAGCAAAAGGTGTCACAGTTTGTATAGACAATTCTAGAATTGCAAGAAAGTCCTCTTCACTAGCAAACTTATGAATATTCAGTAGTTtcaagaaaccatatcttcctaattttttttttctgtgatttTATGACATGAAATTTAAAGATATGAGacatggattttattttttcaaattttctgattttttgcgattttttgtttttatgagtgaatttaaattaaagttgcaaatcttttagttAAAGGATAATTATCTTCCCAACTTCAAAGTGTTCTTTGA is a genomic window containing:
- the LOC115747597 gene encoding (-)-alpha-terpineol synthase-like yields the protein MDIPETVSQKGKEKVVMPGVPKLKKTLTKGIVIEEHVEEDSDTETRGRIDDEDDVIVKDFKRRKGFVKDKSFKSKIFLSQKHLEWYEALKEGGVMPHMGLRTNLYIEDGKHTKRLSTNFAVALRSLFTSFLPSSIGHKPSLLFYTHPRFWSSSSPSSSSFSGRFVICVPKIEDQEIVRRSVNWQPSIWDYDFVQSLSVAHTEDKYTEQVQRLKEEVKGLFDREMNRVAKLEFIDMVQRLGLGYHFQTEIKDALRSIHSKTGDAQLSNDLCAASLRFRLLRQHGYDVPQGRTSRTSIGFLQL